The genomic stretch TGCTGTACCTTTGAATGGTGCCCTGCAGTTAACTTATTTAACTGTTTATCCCAAGAGAACTTGTAACCAGTGCATTTCTGATGTGGAAGTTACCAGATGGGATGGGTTTTGCTTCttactgaaaacaaagacaaaggTCTTGACTGAACATGTTACTATGGGCAACTGAGCTCATCAAAAATCTTGGAGTTGAAATTTAATAGTCAACTCTCCCAGCGTCCTCCCACGAGGTCAAAGTTTCAGTAACAGCATTGGTGAATTACATTAGTGTGGCTTGAATAGCCACAGGAGACATTACCAGGTGCTTATGCATTTTGTGTTTGAACTGTAACTGCCCTTCAAGTGACTTCTTCAAAGTTCAGTTTGTACTGTTCAGCTTGAAACAACCTGGTTTGCATACATCCAGTTCCTGTTTATTTTGTGCCCAAGTTCATCTCTGTTCCAGAGCAGTGATTTCATCCTGGTGTACATGGATTGCTTCACAGGGTCTGGTACTCCTGACCTTGTATCTTGTGTGAGAACTGGTCTCGCTCTCGTTAGAGAACTTGTGGGACTGAAAGCtttgttgctttaaaaagtgCTGGAGTCAAATGGGTGCTGTGGCAGTTAGAGCTGTTACCAGGTAGCTGAGCTGAAGCAAACTCTGCTGTATCCATAACTTCCCTATGAGTACTGGTGTTCCTTCCTCTAGCCTGGAGGATGTGTCTTGAGCATAGTGAACTTCCAAAATGCTTATATTTGATATGGAGAGAAGCTTAAGGGGTGCATGCTGGTATTGTAATACTGGGTGTAACTTTAGGTTATAAAGTGACACTTTCAGCTGTGATAGAAACAATTGTCTGGTTTGGGGTGTTGTTCCTTATGTCTTGTTTTTAAGCCCTGttgcttctgtgtttctcttcctAACAGAAGCTAAAAATGCAGAGTGGAGAGACGACAAAAGATGACAAACACAATTCTTCTGCTCAGTCCACTCCAAGCACCAGCCCCCACTCCTCTCCCAAGCATAAAAACAGGTACTCTGAGCCTGGCAGGCCACTGCCTTATTTGGTTTCCTACAGGCTGCTGAGGTGGGAGCTGCTAAATAACCTTATCCAGAGATGGACTGTATGGGCTGAAATTCAGAGCCTGATGAGAATATGTGTTGGATAGATCCAAATGTTGGAAGACTGTGGAACTTGAGCATGCATTAAATTGCCCCTGTTAACTGCATGGGAAGTTCCTGGTACAGTGAGGTCACTTGAAGTATTTATTCTCAAGTTTTATACatctcaatgattttttttttttttgttaggagTTGGTTTAGTCAGGGATCCTCTTCTTCTATCGCTGGCTCAGACTTTGCCATGGAAGCTGGTGGGGACAAATTGCCATCTGAAAAGTGGAGCTTTTTTGGACCCAAAGCCATCCAGAAATCCACCACTGATCCAGGTATGTCCTCAAAAATCTACTGCCTTGAAAGAGCTAAAGGAGAACCATCACACAGCAAACTTGCTAGCTTTTTCTAGAGTCTTATCCTGCTTGCCTTGTTACTTTCTGTGACCACCTTGGGAATGTTTGCTATTCATATAATTTCTATGCCTAAATATAAAGCAGTTGGGTAAAACCTGTGCTGAGGATTTGGAATTAGAAATAACTTGCACTGCGCTGCAGTGAAAGAGCAGGGTGTGAAGGGGAcagcattttactttttctctgctgtgtgatGCAACCAGGACTGGAAGTGCCAGCCACTGATGTGGAATAGGCTTTAGatgacatggagctgctggaatttTCCGGCTCCCTGTGGTGTGgggtgtcagtgctgctgctcactcCTGGCAGCAGTAGGAAAAGGACTTGACTGGTTTTCCTGGCtcttactgtgattttttttttttttttcaccaggaGGATTTACTATTCAGTCCTATAAGGGTGCCCAGAAGCCATCCCCAATGGAGCTGATGCGTGCTCAGGCTACCAGGATGCCAGAGGATCCAGTCACCTTCAAGCCACCCAAAATGGACATTCCAGGCACAGATGGGAGGAAACAATCTCCACGTTCCCACAATATCAAACCTCGGGATCTGAACGTGCTCACTCCCACTGGGTTCTAGAGAAAATCTTCTGATGTTTTTAGCAGGATACAGGGTGTCTTAGGCTCTGCTTCCCTGTCCCATGTGCTGCAGTAAAATAGGAAAGTCTCCCTTCCAGCTCTTCAtctcagaaaaggaaacagttgTGACTGTTCTCCTAAAACCAGTCTTGGAAAAAACTCCTGCACTAGTCCTAAACCAATGTAAACCATCCTGTCTGCTGCACTGCACTGGTTTGGGctgtcaggctgctctggaTGTGCTTCCCAGTACACCACACCACAGTGAAACCCTGAGCTATGTTTTTGGGACAGTAGTCCATGTGGTGTGTGAGCACCTGGCTTGTCTGCCTGTAGTCTGGTTGTCTTGTCCTGCTCAGTGCTGAAGGACCCACAGGAAGATGGTGATTCTGTCTGGCATATACAGAGCTCCAGTAGGAAATCATGGAAACAAGCAAGGACTGAAAACTGGACTGTTAACTGCCAGAAGGAAGTTGGGGAATGTGATGGGTCAGTTTAAGTGTGCCATTCCCTTACTATCCACTGTGACCATGTAGTTCAACAcctatttcttctctgttcttgatatgttttttttaaagggaaagtGGACCAATGACAATTCTAAGATGCTCTTATTggaaaggcagggagcagcagtgaggaagAAATCCTTCTGTTCCAACTCTTTGTTCCTCTAAAAGGGTGGAAATGACCAAAGCTGGTGTGGCTTGAATCAAGTAatcctcctctcttctttctgcaaaacaaCACTGTCCTGCCTTTTAGACAGCAGACTTTCAGGTGTTCTGGCAATCTGGGTGCAGCTAGATTTGTTTTTgattctggttttctttttcttcctagaaTCGCGTAGAAGTGTATTAGACAGCAGGAGCACTTCTCAGAGTATTTTATCAGCATTAATGTgttctgcagggctgagggaggaCGGAGGGCAGATTAAGGCTAAACATTCCTCCCTGTTATGGTACAGCTGGATGTAATTCTTGGTCTGGGCAGAGCCAGTTACTGGGAACAGCTAACACTTGCTTTCATGGAAAGTGGAAGGAGCTCCTGGTTACCATCTAATCCCTTAAGCATGATAGGCAGCATTGCTCTGTAATCCTCACCTGTCCTGTGGCAAATGGGTCACCTCAGGTCTCCTCTTGATCTCACGATTGTGTTGCAGAGtccctcagccagcagcagccttgCATCTGGAACTGGAAGCATCTCTGTTGCCAGGACATTACACAGAGGTTTCTTAACAGCTGGTAACTGTTGAGCTCTGGGGTTTTTGCCTTCTTAAACCAAACATTCCTCCCAGAGAgtgaggcagggctggctgctggcCCTTCTGAAGAAGCACATTTTGTGCCACTGCTTTCTCTCAAgcttcagcagcactgccagtgaTGTGTGAAAGTCCCCAACCTAACCCAGCAGTTCTCACTGTCACCACTTATTTGCACCTTGGCAATCAAGCTCTCATTTGACACTAATTTATTTGTTGTCTGTATTCATGCCTCCTAACGtgtatgtttgttttgtttgttacaggaaaataaaatccttgtgAATGGAGGTCCGTGATGTGTGttggtgctggcagagcatcTGTGGGAGAAATGTGGGGTCAAGGTTCTGCCAAATAAGGCTCTGACAGCACCTCACTAGGGTAAATGTTTGTTCACAAACTCCCCTTTGACAGGGAGATCAGGTTTAAAGCCATGCTCAGTTCTGTCCTAGGGCAGGGGAAACTGAACATGaagtctttgtgttttcttgggCTATTCAGATTCTTCTTGTTCCTGCACTTATACTGTGGAGGTGTATTTCCCTAGAGGTGCCCAGCTCCCAGTGTATCCATCCCTGCTTTGCCTTCCTCTGGAAGGCTGGGGTTTGGGTGCTGTTGTAGCATTTGTAGCTGCCCCTCAAAGCACTGCTGATGGAGCACATGGCTCTCCTGGGCTGGGGATGTCTGAGCTGAACACTGGTGTTCCCTGTACTCCCAGGGGGTTGGCAGAGTGATGGAATAGATCCTGGAGCACCCAGGTACTGAGGTAGACTCTGCTGCTGTGGTCCTGGTTACACAGGCCAATCTCAGTTAGTTTGGGAAGGCTGGGGTTAAAGCATGGCCTTGTGGTGTAATACTCTACTCCATCATTCTTAGGGATGCGACCAccataaatgtaaaataacatcCATAGCTATGGACTTGCTGgaaagcagtttcttttctaGTCTAGTGACAAAAGTCTAATCCAGTTAAAAGGACCTAATTGAAAAATACACCTGAATGAGCATATGTGCAGGAAGAACAGCTTTCCAGAGCATGGAGCACTTGGGTTTGCACTGTTGGCAGTCTTCACTTTTCCCTGAATGGCTTACCTCTGGATTAGGGGGGCAGTGTCATGTGAATGAGTGGTTTGTTTTACACCTGGCAGTTGGCAAGAGGCTTCCTAAAGAACAAGAAGCAAACTTGTGAACCCCGGGTCAGACCCTTGTGAACAGTTCTGCGCTAACTGAAGCCAGGCTTCTGCATGAGACCACTGATATCAGGACTAGTGTGTTCCCAGCTGTGACTACTTGATGCTCCTACTCTGGTCTCTGCATTAGGACCCTGCCAAGTGTGGTGGGCAGCTCCCACTCCCAACCTCTGCTTCTGAACTGAGATCTATAGAAACACCTAATTGTTCTCTGACCTCACCTGTGGTTTTTGTTGATGGCTGTGGATTTGAATTCAATTGAATTCAATATTCATCCTGATCATAATGCCCATGCCTGCACTAGAGTGGTTCTGGAGGGAGCAGTTTTTTCAGCTCATGCTGCCATCCAGCCCACCCTCTTCCTAATCACTTTTGGCCAAGTTATATAGATTGATTTGCACTGGAGCAGAAATCTTCCTCTACTGAGAACAGACTACCATGTCTTTGGGATCTCTGCACTATGAATGTCCTCACTGCCCCTCACACctgttgagtttttttaaagattatcaTCTTTCCCCTAATAATTGACCAGATATTTGGGCATTTTGCTTGCTGTGCAAACTGCTGTCAGAGTTTATGGCTGCATTAGTCTAATGCTATCCCAAGGTATGACTGATGGAGGTCTGCACTTCCTTtaggcagggctggcaccaaGATGAAAGAGTCTcagcaaatataaaaataatttatttttttaaataaaacgATGCAAATTTGAACAGAAATTCTGAGACCATGTAAACCAACTATTTTTCTAAAGAACTGTATAAACCAACCCCCATGACATTGAGACTGCAGCATGAGATGGgtgttttgagggtttttttgggaacTTGAAATTCTTTGTCCCCCTTGCTGCAGTGGTTGTCTCCATCAGGCAGTAGTGACAACAGAGAACAACTCTTGCAGCAGGAACAATTTCTCCTGGATTTGTGAAGGAAAAGGCTGCCCTAGGACCCCCTGCATTCGGCTGATGAAGTCCTCAATCTTCACCTGAACGTCCAGGTTGGTGATGCTGTCACTCTCCTGGAGCCTGGGCTTGGCTTTCTGAACCATCAAGTCCATCCGGTCACTGAGGTTGCTCCGCAGGTGCTCTGCAAGAGGAAATGCTGGTGGAGAGAGGCAGCACACACCAGAGCACAGTAGCTGGTGTGCCAGAGTGAGAAGCAGTTGGGAATGGGGCTCATCCTCTTGCGGTTATCCCTGATGCTTCTGCACAAGACTGAGGGAAGAAGGAACTGGCCCCTCCTGGAGCTCAGTCTGCATGTGGGTAGAGCCCAAGAAATGGGGAAGGGGCAAGGCTTGTAGAATCCTTTTCTCCTGTGTGAGTGGCAGAATGGGCAGCTGCAAAGGAGTCTCCAAAGAGCTCAACAACAGTAACATTGTCTAGGGCTTCAGGGGAGAGTAAGACTGCACATGTGATGGTGGATTCCTCTGCATTCTTTCATGAGAGCCTTAACCCTGGGCTAAAGCAGCTGAAGTTAGGAAGGGACTTGAagaattttctgttaaaattacTTTGGGGAGTTTTAGGGAGTGTTTTGTGACTGCCATTCTCCTGGGATCAGAAATGCTGTTCTTTCCATGGCTACTGTGGGTGGTGCTCCCTGCCCAGTTTACTAAGTGCTGAAAGTGTCCTGGGTTTACCAAagagagcgtccaaaggaggctgtgaggatggtgaaggcTTATAGGGGAAGCCACACAAGGAGTGATTGAGggcacttggcttgttcagcttggagaagggaagattgaagggagacctcattgcagtctacaacttcctcgtgaagggaagaggaggggcaggtactgactgatctgtgctctctgtgaccagtgacaggacctgtgggaacggctggagctgtgtcaggaagGTTAGGCTGgttattaggaaaagattctcCCGaagagtggtcaggcactggaacggGCTCCTCAGGGTAGTGGTCAGGGCCCCagggctgacagagctcaaggaatgtttggacaatgctctcagggacatggtgggattATTGGGAggggtcctgtgcagggccaggagttggactcagtggtccttgtgggtcccttccaactcaggatattctacaattcctttgctttctgctttttctcccaAACCACCCTATTCTTCCACCCACTGTGTAGCAACTTAGACAACAGTGGGTGCAAAGCACCCCCTTGTGTGCTTTCTGGTGCTGGGAAGTGCTTCCTTCCTTTAGGAAGAAGGCTATTTTGTAGGGGCTAAACTTGGCAAAGTAAGTTGGGTGCTCTGATGCAACATCACTTCTTTGACTGCTGGGAATAGTTACTAGCATGGACAGAGGCACATTGTCTTTCAAAGACTCAGTGGCTGTGAGCTCAAGAGTGAtgagaagggaggaggaagggaattTGGCAGTTCTACTGCAGCCTCTTGATGAGGCCAGAACAAGCTGCTTACCGTGTATTACACTTTGGTAACTCATCAGCAGCAAACTCAAGTACTGCAGCATCTCATCCCACCTTTGCCACGTTGCTGTTTCATCCTATGACAGGAGACAGCATTTGATTATTAGAagttttctcagaagaaaacaaggcaaaggAGAAGTTGGACTGGATACctcaaaatgcagcagcacagagaagtgGCTCAGGAAATACAGGATTTTCTCCAGAGACATAGATGAGGTTGAGGGCACATCAGAACTGTGCTGGAACAACAGCTCTAGCAGTCTGCAGCGCAGGAGCTGGCTCTCCATGGTGTTTAATAAAGCTTCCCTGGAAGACAAAAGGGATTTACTTTGGGAGAGACAGCACAGCTTGACCAGAGACAACTGCTTCAGCATGTTCCTGgtgtgctgctggtgctgacCCAGTGGAGTGactgcaggggctgcccagctgTGCCTTGGAAGGAAGACCACCAGATGTGGTGAGAGACCTTTGTTATGTGACTTCGCCATGGCTGTGTTTTTGTCCTCAGGTGTGACCTGTGGCAGCTGGAGGTCAGTACAGTCTCTGATGCAAACTGAGCTGCTTCACTtcaccctgcccagcagcctGTGTGGCAGTGATCCATTCCTGCTGACttgcagggagcacagccaaGGAAGGGTGATGTGGGGTCAGGGCCAGCCGGACCTACATCTGTCCTGGGCAAAGTGACAGCTTGGTTAGACTCAGTTTGGCTTGATTAGACCTGGTGTGTGCACAGAGTTCTGCTGAAGGGGTGTGAAGGGCTGCCTGCTGGGCATTGCAAGAGTGGGTTTGAAATGCCCGTGGATCCAGTGGTCTTGTGTTTACACCAGAACCAGTCAGGCCCTTGTGCTCTGGCTTCAGATACTGCATTTCTTAGAGAAGCAGACAAAAGGATGTCAAGGCAAAGCTGTAGGAACGGCATCATACTTCTGACAAGCTACCTGGTTGCCCAGGAGAATCAGTGACGTGTTTGCCAGTACTTGACTGTGCTGATGcacagtgctgcttttcagaccctctttacatttttaaggtCACACAACTTTAATATGTGAGAAAATTGACTGTTTTCAGCAACATACCACCGAGGTAGATGTGTTCAGCTAGTGATATTGTATCTCCATGGGAGATATAGCCATGCTCTTGCTGGCTGGCCTGTCTTTCTGTACCCTGTAGTACTTCGTGCATCCAGACTCATGTAAATTGGGAATAAGACCATTGCTCACACAGGCAAATGCTGCCTTGCATGTGCTTGTCTCACCTTTGGCTCCTCAGGGGGATATTCAGTATAAATGGGAATATCTCATCTGCAATCTTatgggagctgcaggtgggagATCTGTCCACTTCCACTGCGATGGACAACATCCGCTGGAGCAGGAGCATCACCCTGTGTCAGAGAGACAGTCAGCACTTGGAGAAGCTGCTCCTTGGCTTGCCAAGTAAAGCATTGGGGATGGTCCCTAGTTCAGCCTCGTGCTGTGCAGTGAGGGACACGGGAATGCAGTGGGCTAGATTTGGTGTCTCTTGGTGGCTTTTGAGTCTGATGCTCTTGCAAGCAGAGCTAATCCCCAGATTGATCCTTGGGAGGTCTTGGGCTGTACTGAGTGTtggtggagcagcacagggtaGCCTGAGCTGTAGCTCAAGAGCTCCAACCTTACACTACATGCAAGAGGATGATACTTACTGAGCCAGTCTCCTATCAGGTGACAGTCTTTTGCTCACCAAGTCAGACTATGTCTAACCCGAAGGAGAACCAGCAAAGCTGGTCACAGGTACAGCCTGGCTTCCCTGACCTGACGGGGAGTGAGAGGCTCTAGCTTCTCCTTGACTTGGGGCCATGATAATACCAGTAGGGAGTTAGCACTTCTGGGGCTTACTTTTGGGCAAAGAAAGTTGCCGGAGCCTGTGTGCTGGCTAGACTTGGTGCAGATGAGCTGTGTTCAGCCCTGGCTTCTGCTGAAGAGGAGGGAGTTTCTTGTGGCTTCTCCTGGGGCTGGCAGAACCCGACTCCTGTAATAGCTGCGACCAACCATTTGACCACTTCCCTAGGACAGAAATAGGAACTTCAGTGGGGATAGGCCTGATTTTGCTGTATTCTGACCTCTGGATCCACTCGGAGCTTGACGAAAGATCCTGACAATGAAGCATATGTCCCACTCACTTAGAGTAGCTCTGTAGAGCAGCTCAACAGAAAAGCTCTCTTGATTTGTACATTTGTCCACAGGACTGCAGCCTCCTTAATCCTGTCCTGAGCAATGCAAATCTGACCTCATTCCTGGGAAAAGCCTGCTAGGTTGCAGCTGCTAATGCCTTGCATCCTCTCTGGTGGTTTGCTTTTGTAAATCTCCTGTCCTTTATATTTGGCCCTACACTTCCCTCTGTCTCCCAAGTTTGCTTCTTGTAAAGTCTGAAAGTCTGACCTGGAGTCTCGACAAGTGTTCCCTGAGCCCCTGCCTCAGTTTGGGGTTAGAgaacagggaggaggaggtgtcCCTTACTTGACATTGTTGAAGCACATGTCACACGAAAGCACTTTCTTGGCAATCGACTTTTGCAGCAGGTGCAACCTCAGATTCTTCTGCAAGTCGTCCTCCAGGGTCTGCACCACATACTGCAGGAAGAGGAGCCGGCCAGGGGGCTTCTCCTGAGGGCACATGGAGAGCGTATGAGCCTGAGGGAGCCACTGGGTGAGGAGCACCAGGGAATTTGCCTGTCTTAGGAATGGACTGACATACACGACcgaggagcagctccaggatgggctgCCTGGCTCAGGCAATGCCCTTATGGGCATTGCAGGACCTGTTCTACCACTGCACTAGCGCTGTGACCCAGAGTCTTTATCTGTTGCTGTACCTTCTTCAATGGGACAAcctgcctgcagctgtgcagtggGTCAGGGAGCACTGAGGATAAATATGAGATACCCAACTGGCACTTGctgccctcagcagctgcaATAAACCTGCACATTGGACTGGCCTGTTCTCTGCAGCAGAACACAGCCACATGAGGGCAATGCTTACCCTCAGGCACTGTGTCCTGGATGATCCCTGCCCGATGTGACACACACGGTGCCAAGTACCTGGTCCTCCATGATGAATTTCAGCAGCGTCCAGTCCCATCCCACTGTGGCAGCGTTGGTTGGATGGAGCCTGCAAGGACAGCCCTGTCCATTTGTGCTGAACTGCCTGACCATCTGGCTCCCACCCTCAGAAAGCCTGGGGAGTGCTGGCGGTGGCAAGAGGATCATCCTGGGTTATATGGGAAATCACTCCTATGAGTGAGCCCCTGTATGCTGGGCAGACCCCTGGGAGCACCTACTCAGCCCTGGGGCACCGGGACAAGGGGAACACCTACATTTGGATCTTCATCAGCAGCATGTAGGTGTCCTTCAAGATCTCCTCTTCATGGGCATTCAACAGGACCTGTCTGATGAGGTGGGAGATGATATCTTTGGGGGGATAGTGCTGGCAGGAGACGAACTCATTCAGGAGATGCAAGGTGCCCTCCAGGAAGTTCTCCTCCATGGTGGTGCGCACCATGCTCAGCTTCCCTCTGGGGATGAGCTCAGGTTTCTGCTGTGTAGAAGGCAAGGTAACAGGTGAAAGCGAGCTCCCTCAACACAGAGGAACCCAGCTGTGATATGCAGCCCACCGTGAAGGGAACTGCAATAACCAGAGCCCCCAGCTGCCTGGCAAAGCTTCCCACAAAGGGCAAAGGGAGCAGGGCCTGCCCTTGCTACATCCTCCACCAcaggggctgctctgagcagcctctAGCTGGGCTTGGCAGTGGCTGCTCTAAACTCTGTTTACCTGCTGTGTTTCACTGTTGGGTGCTATGCCTTGGAAGAAGAGGTGCTGGACTCCACTCCTCCTGAAACTGTGCAGTTTGTCCAGCCAGGCCCTGCTGTCACCATCGCTCCTGGCTGGGGTCGCTTGCTGGGTTGGTTCGTGTGGTATGTCATTTGTTTCCAGCAAAGACCCTCGGGCCTTCCCTGGGGTTGTGGGAAGGGTTGGGGCAGGGCTCAGCCTTGGGGGGAGGTCCCTTTCCTGGTAGAGGTGGGGAGGCTCTTCCTCTGGGCCATCAGCTTTCCAGTTGCTATTGCTGTCCAGGCTGGGGGGTGCTGAGTCCTGCTGCATGCTGGGCAGGGAACTCAGGTCACTATTAAAGCTGGTAGCACTGCAGTCCTGCTCcgagctgcaggagctgtggcagctggaggcaggagagaggcagcTCCTGTTCTCCATGctttctgctgtgtctctggTGGCACTGGGCTTCACGGGAGTGCTGTGCCAGGATGGTGCAGGGCTTGGCTCTGCCACTGCCTCCATTTCTTCCTTCAcggtggagcagagctggggatgggatgtgtgtgctgctggggcagcaagTGCAGTCCTGGGGTCCTGGTCAGCAGTGCAGGTGCAGTGTAGAAGGATGCAGGCATCCTCAGTCGCAGCGATGAAGATGTCCTCAGTCACGCTCAACGACACTGGGTCTGTGCTTGTGTCCTCACAGGTCAGATCGATGATCTCCTGTGGGGACAGAGAAGCAGTGTCAGTGTCCTTCCTGCCAGGAACCTCTGTTATGGTGGCACTGTAGCCCCAGtccaagagagaaaagaggctCATTGGCACCAGCCCAGGGAGAGAAACCAGGGGCAAAGACCCCATCtgaggggatggggcagcctATGGGGGCTGGTGGCTCTGAGCTCTGGGATCAGCTCACCCTGGCAGCACCACTGAGCCTGAGCACAACCCTGACTGAGGctcttcttccctgctttccccagggTTCCTTCTTGCAAAGAGCCATGCCCTCTCCTCCAAATGCCTCTTGCCTTGGGCCAGAGTGGTCCTGGCTGCTTGCTTAGCTCCCTCCCATGATGGGGAAATGCAAGTCCTGCTGAGGTGTTGAGGGAGGGCAAGGCAAGCACAATGAGCACTCCTGTAACCCTGTTCCCAccggcaggagcagcacaggatCCAAACCCTGGCACCCTTTCTGTGGCACAACCTCGCCCACTATGAAGACAGGAGCGGCAGGGAACagagctgcttcttcctcttcctcaatCTAGAGCTACAGCAACCCTGAGACTTTGGGGACTCCCAGTCAGGACTTGCTGGGTGATGCAGCACTTGGTGTTCCAAGGAGCAACAGGAGTTGGCAGGGGAAGGCAGCTGTGTCTGCACTGGCGgcaggcaggacacagcactTCACAAGATCTCGGTGTGCCCAGGAGGGGTCAGGGCCTGTTTgctcttggagaaaaaaatccccctcaGCGTCTCAAAGCAGGGAACACGGTTAGCGGACAATTTAAGTccgtttttttccccctgactCAAACCTGCTGCCTTTCCCAAGGAGGGGTCCTGGAcgctggaggagctggggtggggggaggccGCGGGGCTCCAGCCGGTCACGGTAACCATGGGCGGCT from Chiroxiphia lanceolata isolate bChiLan1 chromosome 15, bChiLan1.pri, whole genome shotgun sequence encodes the following:
- the SIMC1 gene encoding SUMO-interacting motif-containing protein 1 isoform X4 — its product is MGSLPLVSLPGLVPMSLFSLLDWGYSATITEVPGRKDTDTASLSPQEIIDLTCEDTSTDPVSLSVTEDIFIAATEDACILLHCTCTADQDPRTALAAPAAHTSHPQLCSTVKEEMEAVAEPSPAPSWHSTPVKPSATRDTAESMENRSCLSPASSCHSSCSSEQDCSATSFNSDLSSLPSMQQDSAPPSLDSNSNWKADGPEEEPPHLYQERDLPPRLSPAPTLPTTPGKARGSLLETNDIPHEPTQQATPARSDGDSRAWLDKLHSFRRSGVQHLFFQGIAPNSETQQQKPELIPRGKLSMVRTTMEENFLEGTLHLLNEFVSCQHYPPKDIISHLIRQVLLNAHEEEILKDTYMLLMKIQMLHPTNAATVGWDWTLLKFIMEDQEKPPGRLLFLQYVVQTLEDDLQKNLRLHLLQKSIAKKVLSCDMCFNNVKEVVKWLVAAITGVGFCQPQEKPQETPSSSAEARAEHSSSAPSLASTQAPATFFAQKVMLLLQRMLSIAVEVDRSPTCSSHKIADEIFPFILNIPLRSQREALLNTMESQLLRCRLLELLFQHSSDVPSTSSMSLEKILYFLSHFSVLLHFEDETATWQRWDEMLQYLSLLLMSYQSVIHGKQLVLASSRGCSRTAKFPSSSLLITLELTATESLKDNVPLSMLVTIPSSQRSDVASEHPTYFAKFSPYKIAFFLKEGSTSQHQKAHKGVLCTHCCLSCYTVGGRIGWFGRKSRKQRNCRIS
- the SIMC1 gene encoding SUMO-interacting motif-containing protein 1 isoform X2, with translation MGSLPLVSLPGLVPMSLFSLLDWGYSATITEVPGRKDTDTASLSPQEIIDLTCEDTSTDPVSLSVTEDIFIAATEDACILLHCTCTADQDPRTALAAPAAHTSHPQLCSTVKEEMEAVAEPSPAPSWHSTPVKPSATRDTAESMENRSCLSPASSCHSSCSSEQDCSATSFNSDLSSLPSMQQDSAPPSLDSNSNWKADGPEEEPPHLYQERDLPPRLSPAPTLPTTPGKARGSLLETNDIPHEPTQQATPARSDGDSRAWLDKLHSFRRSGVQHLFFQGIAPNSETQQKPELIPRGKLSMVRTTMEENFLEGTLHLLNEFVSCQHYPPKDIISHLIRQVLLNAHEEEILKDTYMLLMKIQMLHPTNAATVGWDWTLLKFIMEDQEKPPGRLLFLQYVVQTLEDDLQKNLRLHLLQKSIAKKVLSCDMCFNNVKEVVKWLVAAITGVGFCQPQEKPQETPSSSAEARAEHSSSAPSLASTQAPATFFAQKVMLLLQRMLSIAVEVDRSPTCSSHKIADEIFPFILNIPLRSQREALLNTMESQLLRCRLLELLFQHSSDVPSTSSMSLEKILYFLSHFSVLLHFEDETATWQRWDEMLQYLSLLLMSYQSVIHGKQLVLASSRGCSRTAKFPSSSLLITLELTATESLKDNVPLSMLVTIPSSQRSDVASEHPTYFAKFSPYKIALHHPHSLLWTLSLVNPGHFQHLVNWAGSTTHSSHGKNSISDPRRMAVTKHSLKLPKVILTENSSSPFLTSAALAQG